In Acipenser ruthenus chromosome 15, fAciRut3.2 maternal haplotype, whole genome shotgun sequence, a genomic segment contains:
- the LOC117962371 gene encoding jun dimerization protein 2-like isoform X1: MQRFSFFKTDTRPSADLKKEHLSDLGPISAKPDMMPGQIPEPSLTAGSLPSLGPLAGIPSTTLTAEDLKYADIRNIEAMISPLHFLGVKLSKRPSPMKGEMEEEEDRRKRRREKNKVAAARCRNKKKERTDFLQRESERLEVMNTDLKAQIEELKHERQQLILMLNRHRPTCIVRTDSVKTPESESNPLLEQLSRK, encoded by the exons ATGCAACGATTTTCATTCTTTAAAACTGACACCCGACCTTCagctgacctgaaaaaagaacatCTCTCGGATTTAGGACCAATTTCAG CAAAGCCTGACATGATGCCTGGACAGATCCCAGAGCCCTCGCTGACTGCAGGCTCTCTCCCAAGTCTGGGCCCGCTGGCAGGCATCCCGTCCACCACTCTCACTGCCGAGGACTTGAAATACGCAGACATCCGAAACATCGAGGCCATGATCTCCCCTCTGCACTTCCTGGGAGTAAAACTGTCCAAGAGGCCGTCCCCAATGAAAGGAGAG atggaggaggaggaggatagaAGGAAAAGGCGACGAGAGAAAAACAAAGTTGCAGCAGCACGATGtcgaaataaaaagaaagaaaggacagACTTTCTACAAAGG GAGTCGGAGAGGCTGGAGGTGATGAACACAGACCTGAAGGCTCAGATTGAAGAGCTGAAGCACGAGAGACAGCAGCTGATCCTCATGCTGAACCGGCACCGCCCCACCTGCATCGTGAGGACGGACAGCGTCAAGACGCCCGAGAGCGAGAGCAACCCCCTGCTGGAGCAGCTCTCCAGGAAGTGA
- the LOC117962371 gene encoding jun dimerization protein 2-like isoform X2 — protein MMPGQIPEPSLTAGSLPSLGPLAGIPSTTLTAEDLKYADIRNIEAMISPLHFLGVKLSKRPSPMKGEMEEEEDRRKRRREKNKVAAARCRNKKKERTDFLQRESERLEVMNTDLKAQIEELKHERQQLILMLNRHRPTCIVRTDSVKTPESESNPLLEQLSRK, from the exons ATGATGCCTGGACAGATCCCAGAGCCCTCGCTGACTGCAGGCTCTCTCCCAAGTCTGGGCCCGCTGGCAGGCATCCCGTCCACCACTCTCACTGCCGAGGACTTGAAATACGCAGACATCCGAAACATCGAGGCCATGATCTCCCCTCTGCACTTCCTGGGAGTAAAACTGTCCAAGAGGCCGTCCCCAATGAAAGGAGAG atggaggaggaggaggatagaAGGAAAAGGCGACGAGAGAAAAACAAAGTTGCAGCAGCACGATGtcgaaataaaaagaaagaaaggacagACTTTCTACAAAGG GAGTCGGAGAGGCTGGAGGTGATGAACACAGACCTGAAGGCTCAGATTGAAGAGCTGAAGCACGAGAGACAGCAGCTGATCCTCATGCTGAACCGGCACCGCCCCACCTGCATCGTGAGGACGGACAGCGTCAAGACGCCCGAGAGCGAGAGCAACCCCCTGCTGGAGCAGCTCTCCAGGAAGTGA